From the genome of Nocardia sp. NBC_01503, one region includes:
- a CDS encoding Ms4533A family Cys-rich leader peptide, translated as MSSSVVPQVRHELALIAVGCLAVADIHCR; from the coding sequence GTGTCGTCGAGTGTTGTGCCCCAGGTCCGCCATGAATTGGCGTTGATCGCTGTGGGCTGCCTCGCTGTCGCGGATATTCACTGTCGCTGA
- the cysW gene encoding sulfate ABC transporter permease subunit CysW, which translates to MKLSTPTRLSLRTLALGYLLILLVLPLGLILWRTFEDGIGTFIDWISTPAAISAFNLSMIIVAIVVPVNVVFGIITALALVRGRFPGRNLVQGLVDLPFAVSPVVVGVSLILLWGAGGWLGGIEHHGLKVIFNLPGMVIATIFVTLPFVVREVEPVLHEIGDDQEQAAATLGASRWQTFWRITLPAIRWGLTYGVVLTVARALGEFGAVIMVSTALPGKSQTLTLLVNSRYQDHNAFGAYAAATLLMGIALVVLLFMTLLERKRGTAK; encoded by the coding sequence ATGAAACTGTCCACCCCGACCCGTCTTTCGCTGCGCACACTGGCGCTGGGCTATCTGCTGATCCTGCTGGTGCTGCCGCTCGGTCTCATTCTGTGGCGCACCTTCGAGGACGGCATCGGCACGTTCATCGACTGGATCAGCACGCCCGCGGCCATCTCCGCCTTCAATCTGTCGATGATCATCGTGGCCATCGTGGTGCCGGTGAATGTGGTGTTCGGCATCATCACCGCGCTCGCGCTGGTGCGCGGACGATTCCCGGGGCGCAATCTGGTCCAGGGTCTGGTCGATCTGCCGTTCGCGGTTTCGCCTGTCGTCGTGGGTGTTTCACTGATTCTGCTGTGGGGCGCGGGCGGTTGGCTCGGCGGTATCGAGCACCACGGGCTCAAGGTGATCTTCAATCTGCCCGGCATGGTCATCGCCACCATCTTCGTCACCCTGCCGTTCGTGGTGCGCGAGGTGGAGCCGGTACTGCACGAGATCGGCGATGATCAGGAGCAGGCGGCAGCCACCCTCGGCGCGTCCCGCTGGCAGACTTTCTGGCGGATCACCCTGCCCGCGATTCGCTGGGGACTCACCTACGGTGTAGTGCTCACCGTGGCGCGCGCCCTCGGCGAATTCGGTGCGGTGATCATGGTTTCCACCGCGCTGCCCGGTAAATCGCAGACGCTGACGCTGCTGGTGAACAGCCGCTACCAGGACCACAACGCCTTCGGCGCCTATGCCGCGGCGACCCTGCTCATGGGTATCGCGCTCGTCGTTCTCCTATTCATGACACTCCTCGAACGCAAGCGGGGCACTGCCAAATGA
- a CDS encoding sulfate ABC transporter substrate-binding protein: MSRDSRLPRRYLAVALTAVAATVLTACSGGSSDVIGGSGGPDGKGGKLNLYAYAVPKPGFDKVIPEFNKTDAGKGVEVLGSYGASGDQSRKVKDGAEADVVDFSVEPDITRLVDAGLIDPTWNADANKGIPFGSVVAIVVRKGNPKGIKDWDDLLEPGVEVVTPNPFSSGSAKWNLLAPYAAKSDGGKNPQAGLDYLTELVKHVKVQPKSGREATDTFLQGVGDVLISYENEAIFSERQGDPVEHTIPPTTFKIENPVAVLKNAKNPTQAVAFKDFLFTPTGQLAWAQAGFRPVDPKVTAAFADDFPIPAKLWTINDLGGWKTVDKELFAQGTGSIAQIYDKATK, translated from the coding sequence ATGTCACGCGATTCCCGATTGCCCCGTCGTTATCTGGCGGTCGCGCTCACCGCCGTCGCCGCCACGGTGCTGACCGCGTGCAGCGGCGGCTCCAGCGATGTGATCGGTGGCAGCGGCGGTCCGGATGGCAAGGGCGGCAAGCTGAATCTGTATGCCTACGCGGTCCCCAAGCCCGGGTTCGACAAGGTGATTCCCGAGTTCAACAAGACCGATGCCGGTAAGGGCGTCGAGGTGCTCGGCTCGTATGGCGCCTCCGGCGATCAGTCCCGCAAGGTGAAGGACGGCGCGGAGGCCGATGTGGTCGACTTCTCCGTCGAGCCGGACATCACCCGCCTGGTGGATGCCGGTCTGATCGATCCGACCTGGAATGCCGACGCCAACAAGGGGATTCCGTTCGGTTCGGTAGTGGCGATCGTGGTGCGCAAGGGTAATCCGAAGGGCATCAAGGATTGGGACGATCTACTCGAGCCCGGCGTGGAAGTGGTGACGCCGAATCCGTTCAGCTCCGGTTCGGCGAAGTGGAATCTGCTCGCGCCCTACGCCGCCAAGAGCGACGGCGGTAAGAACCCGCAGGCCGGACTGGACTACCTGACCGAACTGGTCAAGCACGTGAAGGTGCAGCCCAAGTCGGGTCGCGAGGCCACCGACACCTTCCTGCAGGGCGTCGGCGATGTGCTGATCAGCTATGAGAACGAGGCCATCTTCTCCGAGCGCCAGGGTGATCCGGTCGAGCACACCATTCCGCCGACCACCTTCAAGATCGAGAACCCGGTCGCGGTGCTGAAGAATGCCAAGAACCCGACGCAGGCCGTGGCCTTCAAGGACTTCCTGTTCACCCCCACCGGCCAGCTCGCCTGGGCGCAGGCCGGGTTCCGTCCGGTCGATCCGAAGGTGACCGCCGCGTTCGCCGATGACTTCCCGATTCCGGCCAAACTGTGGACCATCAACGACCTCGGCGGCTGGAAGACCGTGGACAAGGAGCTCTTCGCTCAGGGCACGGGCAGCATCGCCCAGATCTACGACAAGGCCACCAAGTAG
- the cysT gene encoding sulfate ABC transporter permease subunit CysT, translating into MRVTGSVGPLGIATTVLWLSIIVLLPLAALTYNAFGDGWAGFWDAVTAPAALDALRVTVFVSVIVAIVNVVMGTLIAWVLVRDDFPGKSIVNALIDLPFALPTIVASIVLLSLYGPQSPIDIHLNATQPGLVVALAFVTLPFVVRSVQPVLIEVDKEVEQAAASLGADNWTTFRSIVLPTLAPAIISGGGLAFARAIGEYGSVVLIGGNIPRETQMASQYIQQQIEIDRPVNAAAVSVALLVISFASLLILRLFAERSVRKEVDAR; encoded by the coding sequence CTGCGGGTGACCGGCTCGGTCGGTCCGCTCGGCATCGCGACCACGGTGCTGTGGCTCAGCATTATCGTGCTGCTGCCGCTGGCCGCTCTGACCTACAACGCCTTCGGCGATGGCTGGGCCGGATTCTGGGACGCCGTCACCGCGCCCGCCGCGCTGGACGCGCTGCGGGTGACGGTGTTCGTGTCGGTGATCGTCGCGATCGTCAATGTCGTGATGGGCACGCTGATCGCGTGGGTGCTGGTGCGGGACGACTTCCCGGGCAAGAGCATCGTCAACGCGCTCATCGATCTTCCGTTCGCACTGCCGACCATTGTGGCCAGCATTGTGCTGCTGTCGCTGTACGGGCCGCAGAGTCCGATCGATATCCACCTCAATGCCACTCAGCCCGGTCTGGTGGTCGCGCTCGCCTTCGTCACACTGCCGTTCGTGGTGCGCTCGGTGCAGCCGGTGCTCATCGAGGTCGACAAGGAAGTGGAGCAGGCGGCCGCATCGCTGGGGGCGGACAACTGGACCACCTTCCGCAGTATCGTGCTGCCGACGCTGGCTCCGGCGATCATCAGCGGTGGTGGGCTCGCGTTCGCGCGCGCCATCGGTGAGTACGGGTCGGTCGTCTTGATCGGCGGCAATATTCCGCGCGAGACGCAAATGGCCTCGCAGTACATCCAGCAGCAGATCGAGATCGATCGGCCGGTCAACGCGGCCGCGGTTTCGGTTGCGCTGCTGGTCATCTCGTTCGCGTCGCTGCTGATTCTGCGGTTGTTCGCCGAGCGTTCGGTTCGCAAGGAGGTGGATGCGCGATGA